In Parasphingorhabdus halotolerans, a single window of DNA contains:
- a CDS encoding SDR family NAD(P)-dependent oxidoreductase, translating to MNDTVRINGGVAVITGAASGIGAGLARHASLLGIKLVLADQSADALNKVASEISTDVIAVPTDVSDDEAVDALAVTAFSEFGSVDLLFNNAGILTSGLSWDIEKAIWQRAMDVNIGGVVNAIRSFVPRMIAADRPARIINTASVGGFYPSPLMAPYSATKFAVVAITEALAGELAQFGSKVSVSLLAPGPVKTDLMRDEAPAQSSKFMQSLRAMADRKGLTPDQFAPLVFAGIERGDYWIIPQPESLDDRLRQRTEMILNRENPFAPDLHKGKTT from the coding sequence ATGAATGACACGGTTCGCATCAACGGCGGTGTCGCAGTTATAACCGGAGCCGCTAGCGGCATTGGGGCCGGGTTGGCGCGTCATGCGTCTTTGCTCGGCATAAAACTTGTTTTGGCGGATCAGAGTGCTGATGCGCTTAACAAAGTTGCGTCAGAAATTTCTACTGATGTGATCGCCGTCCCAACCGACGTGAGCGATGACGAAGCTGTTGACGCCCTTGCCGTCACCGCTTTTTCAGAATTTGGTTCTGTCGACCTGTTGTTCAACAACGCAGGCATTCTAACGAGCGGACTGAGTTGGGACATTGAAAAGGCAATTTGGCAACGCGCAATGGATGTCAATATTGGCGGGGTCGTCAACGCAATCCGTTCTTTTGTGCCGCGCATGATTGCGGCGGATCGACCAGCCAGGATTATCAATACGGCATCAGTTGGTGGTTTTTACCCTTCACCATTGATGGCGCCCTATTCTGCGACGAAATTTGCGGTGGTCGCCATCACCGAAGCATTAGCAGGCGAATTGGCGCAATTCGGGAGCAAAGTGTCTGTATCACTGCTCGCTCCTGGTCCGGTCAAAACAGATTTGATGAGAGACGAGGCTCCGGCGCAGTCCTCCAAATTCATGCAATCGCTGCGGGCGATGGCGGACCGGAAGGGGCTTACCCCGGACCAATTTGCGCCGCTCGTCTTTGCTGGCATAGAGCGTGGCGATTACTGGATCATTCCACAACCCGAGTCGCTAGATGATCGATTGCGCCAAAGAACCGAAATGATTTTGAACAGAGAAAATCCATTTGCCCCGGATTTGCACAAGGGAAAAACGACATGA
- a CDS encoding DUF3604 domain-containing protein, producing the protein MAAKALRVIGWVVLGLIVLAVLLYGGYRIASSITRYGIDKTVEIEAPSSPKSNPEYYAFGYQPELTYSEERAQCRERTSTKKAMFGDLHIHTAISADAFPDGTRTFPDDVYKFAKGQAITLPGPGGVSRGKMQLDRPLDFAAVTDHAGTFGEGYVCRTKGAFPGYDSEVCQSFRAGGEDGVRAIMGINGTTRPERPEAVCGPDNKDCLAADKLVWQDMIRFAEEAYDKSPSCNFTSLVGYEYTRAPNAQHMHRNTIFRNAQVPARAASFVTHPTTYGLLSSFEKECRLGIDGCDVISIPHNSNISGGNAFNLKYMDGFSEKSQQAFWMLRNAYDRLMEITQHKGTSECINGATDILGDVDELCDVEAIRRFGKAEKAPEITSYLPALKDSNSPECSDEYSDDKDNLYKGFCLSSRDFARGALLEGMTQGQVGPNPFEFGFIGSTDTHISAAGAVDEGSWKGHIAYETDLAGRLQAEAGIGRFNRLISNPGGLAGVYAVENSRDAIFQSMKRREAFATSGPRIEPRFFAGRYPVDLCSKNNWLEIAYRDGTPMGSSLAAQPRGFQLLVQAKRDPMSKPLERLQLIKGWIDGNGRKHSKVIDLANAKGSDDLCVVYSDPDYAPSLPTYYYMRAVEEASYRWSYRQCMALPQAKRPAGCTNDQPKKIYEMAWASPIWFTPGDKPALAASANSPSIMHRRH; encoded by the coding sequence ATGGCAGCAAAGGCTCTTCGTGTGATTGGCTGGGTGGTGCTTGGGCTGATCGTGTTGGCGGTGTTGCTCTACGGTGGCTATCGCATTGCGTCTTCGATCACACGCTATGGAATCGACAAAACCGTCGAAATCGAAGCGCCCAGTTCACCCAAATCCAACCCGGAATATTATGCTTTCGGCTATCAACCCGAGCTGACCTATTCGGAAGAACGGGCGCAATGCCGTGAACGCACGTCAACGAAGAAGGCGATGTTTGGCGATTTGCATATTCACACCGCGATTTCTGCCGATGCTTTTCCTGACGGAACGCGCACTTTTCCCGATGATGTCTATAAATTCGCAAAAGGTCAGGCGATCACCCTGCCGGGGCCAGGCGGAGTGTCTCGAGGAAAGATGCAGCTTGACCGCCCTCTGGATTTTGCGGCGGTCACGGATCATGCCGGGACGTTCGGGGAAGGATATGTCTGCCGTACAAAAGGCGCCTTTCCGGGTTATGATAGCGAAGTTTGCCAATCTTTTCGGGCGGGCGGGGAAGATGGTGTGCGCGCGATCATGGGTATCAACGGCACGACGCGGCCAGAACGCCCAGAAGCTGTCTGCGGACCGGACAACAAGGACTGCCTCGCTGCCGACAAGCTGGTCTGGCAGGACATGATCCGTTTCGCCGAAGAGGCCTATGACAAGTCACCATCTTGCAACTTCACCAGCTTGGTCGGTTACGAATATACGCGAGCGCCCAATGCACAGCATATGCACCGCAATACGATTTTTCGGAACGCACAAGTTCCCGCGCGCGCCGCGAGCTTTGTTACCCACCCGACCACCTATGGTCTATTGTCGAGTTTCGAGAAGGAATGCCGGCTCGGGATCGACGGGTGCGATGTTATTTCGATACCCCATAATTCAAATATTTCCGGCGGCAATGCCTTCAACCTGAAATATATGGATGGCTTTTCCGAAAAATCGCAACAGGCCTTCTGGATGCTCCGCAACGCCTATGACCGGTTGATGGAAATCACCCAGCACAAGGGGACGTCTGAATGTATCAATGGCGCGACCGATATATTGGGTGATGTCGATGAGCTTTGCGATGTCGAGGCGATACGGCGTTTTGGCAAAGCCGAAAAGGCTCCGGAAATTACCAGCTATCTGCCAGCGCTCAAGGACTCCAACAGCCCCGAATGTTCCGATGAATATTCAGATGACAAGGATAATCTATACAAAGGCTTTTGCCTGTCCTCCCGCGACTTTGCGCGTGGCGCGCTGCTTGAGGGTATGACGCAGGGGCAGGTCGGCCCCAATCCATTTGAGTTTGGTTTCATCGGTAGTACCGACACCCATATCAGCGCAGCGGGTGCTGTGGATGAAGGTAGCTGGAAAGGTCATATCGCTTATGAAACCGATCTGGCTGGCAGACTGCAAGCCGAGGCAGGGATTGGGCGTTTTAACCGGTTGATCAGCAATCCGGGAGGTTTAGCTGGTGTCTATGCTGTTGAAAATTCGCGTGATGCAATTTTCCAGTCGATGAAACGGCGGGAGGCTTTTGCGACATCCGGCCCGCGGATTGAGCCACGCTTTTTCGCCGGACGTTATCCAGTGGACCTTTGTTCAAAAAACAACTGGCTCGAAATTGCTTATCGAGACGGCACGCCCATGGGTTCCAGCCTTGCCGCGCAACCCAGAGGGTTTCAGCTTCTGGTGCAAGCCAAGCGCGACCCGATGTCAAAGCCGCTGGAGCGATTGCAGCTTATTAAAGGCTGGATTGATGGAAATGGCCGCAAGCACAGCAAAGTCATCGATCTGGCCAATGCCAAGGGCAGCGATGACCTGTGCGTGGTTTACAGCGATCCGGACTATGCGCCTTCCTTGCCGACTTATTATTACATGCGCGCGGTAGAGGAAGCGTCATACCGATGGAGCTATCGCCAGTGCATGGCGCTGCCCCAAGCCAAGCGTCCTGCGGGATGCACCAATGATCAACCCAAAAAGATCTATGAAATGGCCTGGGCATCGCCGATCTGGTTTACGCCCGGCGATAAACCGGCTTTGGCGGCGAGCGCAAACTCACCGTCTATTATGCATCGCCGGCATTGA
- a CDS encoding SDR family NAD(P)-dependent oxidoreductase, giving the protein MSQDFSDHVAFITGGSDGIGRATAELLAERGATVIVCARGEEKLEATRKAIEDAGGKVEAHQLDVTDSDAFTALIEDVAERHGRLDMMVNNAMAVHYAPIAKLKLEHWRKDFAVNADAVFVGTKTAMKIMTAARKGSIVNISSTTAIRAAANMSSYSASKAALIQFTAVAAMEAARSGVRINAIVPGQVQTAGNEDFAAKAPDIAAKTSEAIPMGRGGEPKELAETILFMLSDAASYITGVALPVDGGKSAQLYLPS; this is encoded by the coding sequence ATGAGCCAGGATTTCTCCGACCATGTTGCTTTCATCACCGGCGGTAGCGACGGCATCGGCCGCGCAACGGCGGAACTATTGGCAGAACGGGGAGCTACGGTGATTGTCTGCGCGCGCGGCGAAGAGAAGCTGGAAGCGACACGCAAAGCAATCGAAGATGCTGGGGGCAAAGTGGAAGCACACCAACTTGACGTGACCGACAGCGATGCCTTTACCGCGTTGATTGAAGATGTGGCGGAGCGCCACGGTCGCCTCGACATGATGGTCAACAATGCGATGGCGGTGCATTATGCGCCGATCGCCAAACTCAAACTCGAACATTGGCGCAAAGATTTTGCGGTCAATGCCGACGCGGTCTTTGTGGGCACTAAGACGGCGATGAAAATCATGACAGCTGCGAGAAAAGGATCGATTGTGAACATCTCTTCGACAACCGCGATCCGCGCTGCGGCCAATATGTCGAGCTATTCGGCGTCCAAGGCAGCGCTGATCCAGTTTACCGCCGTCGCCGCGATGGAAGCCGCGCGGTCCGGCGTCCGGATTAATGCTATTGTTCCGGGACAGGTGCAGACCGCCGGCAATGAGGATTTCGCCGCCAAAGCGCCCGATATTGCGGCAAAGACCTCCGAAGCCATCCCGATGGGGCGTGGCGGGGAACCGAAAGAACTGGCTGAAACCATCCTCTTCATGCTGTCCGACGCGGCGAGCTATATCACCGGCGTGGCGCTGCCCGTCGATGGCGGTAAATCGGCGCAACTCTATCTGCCTTCATGA
- a CDS encoding SDR family NAD(P)-dependent oxidoreductase, giving the protein MDHLNDKVALITGSGQGVGQGIALAAAKAGAKIALVGRTASKLEDSRKLIEDLGGEAICLSANVKFGDDLKAAVDRTVEKFGGIDVLVNNAQEVPLGPLDKISDEAYLAGFESGPLATLRLMKLVHPIMKERGGGVIFNLISSAGIRWDMANYGAYGSVKQAIRPLTRAAASEWGGEGIRVLSIAPHAKSPSLNYWIENNPEEAEAFFRTIPLGRVGECEGDIGQAVVSLCAPEMGYLTGATIPLDGGQANFD; this is encoded by the coding sequence TTGGACCATCTGAATGATAAAGTCGCGCTGATAACCGGCAGCGGGCAAGGCGTGGGTCAGGGGATTGCCTTGGCAGCAGCAAAGGCAGGAGCAAAGATTGCGCTGGTTGGCCGGACGGCAAGCAAACTGGAAGACAGCCGTAAATTGATTGAAGACTTGGGAGGAGAGGCCATTTGTCTGTCTGCCAACGTGAAGTTCGGCGATGATCTGAAAGCGGCGGTGGACAGGACAGTGGAAAAATTTGGCGGGATTGATGTGCTGGTCAACAACGCGCAGGAAGTTCCACTGGGGCCGCTCGACAAGATTTCGGATGAAGCCTATCTTGCAGGGTTTGAATCGGGTCCGCTCGCGACTTTGCGGTTGATGAAACTGGTGCATCCGATCATGAAAGAGCGTGGCGGAGGGGTAATTTTCAATTTGATTTCCTCGGCCGGTATCCGCTGGGACATGGCCAATTATGGCGCCTATGGATCGGTGAAACAGGCAATCCGTCCGCTGACCCGCGCTGCTGCTTCGGAATGGGGCGGGGAGGGCATAAGAGTGTTGTCCATTGCACCGCATGCCAAATCGCCGAGCCTCAATTACTGGATTGAAAATAATCCTGAAGAGGCGGAGGCTTTCTTCCGGACGATACCGCTTGGCCGGGTTGGAGAATGCGAAGGTGATATCGGACAGGCAGTTGTTTCGCTCTGTGCGCCGGAGATGGGTTATCTGACCGGTGCGACTATTCCCTTGGATGGCGGTCAGGCCAATTTTGACTAG
- a CDS encoding FAD-binding protein yields MSTWDKEVDILVVGSGAGGLLSALVAADNHADVLIIEKEKLWGGTSATSGAGIWIPDSDNAKAEGFEDDTEDAFKYVRALSADNVPDENIRAYVEKASDMLRWMQANAPVSYISYPYPDYHAENPGGSPTGYRTHLPLPMKGKYTDPSIRTLRHPSPAASLFGYINWDIGEAYTFLYRPKGWWMTLVKMLSKYWLDLPFRFTSDKDRRLTQGNALVGGLRLALNEKNVPLWLQSPMQELIKTEGKVTGAVIRHSGRDMRIKARKGVILAAGGFDKNQQMREEHAPLYQNAIYSGGTSGNTGDSIVAGQAIGAGTMNMQSSWAAPVWYVPGEPGGRLCTMERALPGGIMVNQKGERYLNEAASYHVTGQQMARREAEHGDASPTWFVFDTDYRRKYPAGPLLPVIPDWFQDGQVKTIMKKADSISELAEQIGVDTATLEATVSRFNTHAAKGEDPDYHRGQAAYDKMYGDPSVTPNPCLAPIDKGPFYAMPLYPGDIGTNGGLTTDAKARVLDDKGKPIVGLYAVGNNAASAMGESYPGAGVTIGPALTFGYIAARDALGVND; encoded by the coding sequence ATGAGTACATGGGACAAGGAAGTCGACATATTGGTTGTGGGATCCGGCGCAGGTGGACTTCTCTCCGCTCTGGTAGCAGCCGATAATCATGCCGACGTCCTGATCATCGAAAAGGAAAAACTTTGGGGTGGCACGTCCGCCACGTCTGGCGCGGGCATCTGGATACCAGATAGCGATAACGCCAAGGCGGAGGGTTTTGAGGACGATACCGAAGATGCATTTAAATATGTGCGGGCTCTATCTGCGGACAATGTGCCCGACGAAAATATCCGTGCCTATGTAGAGAAAGCTTCGGACATGCTCCGCTGGATGCAAGCCAATGCGCCGGTCAGTTATATCTCCTACCCTTACCCGGATTATCACGCTGAGAATCCCGGCGGCAGCCCGACCGGCTATCGCACCCATTTGCCGCTGCCGATGAAAGGCAAATATACTGACCCGTCGATCCGGACTTTGCGTCACCCTTCGCCCGCCGCCAGCCTGTTCGGTTATATTAACTGGGACATAGGCGAGGCCTATACCTTCCTGTATCGGCCCAAAGGCTGGTGGATGACACTGGTTAAAATGCTTTCCAAATACTGGCTCGACCTGCCGTTTCGCTTTACCTCGGACAAGGATCGCCGCCTGACACAGGGCAACGCTCTGGTCGGGGGGTTGCGTTTGGCGCTCAACGAAAAAAATGTTCCGCTCTGGCTACAAAGCCCGATGCAAGAGCTGATCAAAACCGAGGGCAAGGTCACAGGCGCTGTGATCCGTCATAGCGGTCGCGACATGCGGATCAAAGCGCGCAAAGGCGTGATCCTCGCCGCTGGTGGTTTCGACAAGAACCAGCAGATGCGCGAAGAACACGCACCACTCTACCAAAATGCAATCTATTCGGGTGGGACATCGGGCAACACCGGCGACAGCATCGTCGCGGGACAGGCAATCGGTGCCGGGACCATGAACATGCAGAGCAGCTGGGCCGCGCCGGTCTGGTACGTGCCGGGTGAACCGGGGGGACGATTGTGCACGATGGAACGCGCTCTGCCCGGCGGCATCATGGTCAACCAGAAAGGCGAGCGCTATCTCAACGAGGCCGCGTCTTATCACGTCACTGGCCAGCAAATGGCGCGGCGCGAGGCCGAGCATGGCGACGCCAGCCCGACCTGGTTTGTGTTCGATACTGATTATCGCCGCAAATATCCCGCCGGTCCGCTGCTGCCTGTAATCCCGGACTGGTTTCAAGATGGTCAGGTCAAGACCATCATGAAAAAGGCCGACAGCATCAGCGAACTGGCGGAACAGATTGGTGTCGATACGGCAACGCTTGAGGCCACCGTCTCGCGCTTTAACACCCATGCCGCCAAGGGCGAGGATCCCGATTATCATCGTGGCCAAGCAGCCTATGATAAAATGTACGGCGACCCCAGTGTAACGCCCAATCCCTGTCTCGCCCCGATTGACAAGGGGCCGTTTTATGCGATGCCACTCTATCCGGGCGATATTGGAACCAATGGAGGCTTGACGACAGATGCCAAGGCGCGGGTTTTGGATGATAAAGGCAAACCCATTGTCGGGCTTTATGCTGTCGGCAACAACGCCGCCTCCGCGATGGGTGAAAGCTATCCTGGAGCAGGTGTTACTATCGGCCCAGCGTTGACATTTGGTTATATTGCGGCGCGGGATGCGCTGGGCGTCAATGACTAA
- a CDS encoding nuclear transport factor 2 family protein has protein sequence MSELETRIDRLESLDSIRQLPAKYALTLDMRDIDMMVTLFPENVRVGKDASGRKALRAYMDRTLRSPFTGTSHHIGGHIIEFDDPDHAHGIVYSKNEHETPIEGGDDEWVIMQMMYVDNYVRQDGRWYFERRLPLYWYATDLNKPPVGDNKMRWPNSEATEGNFHKLFPSFAEYWERDGDHDGPVPEPAPLEGFLNAMRRGQAAPKVKVRAD, from the coding sequence ATGAGTGAGCTTGAAACCCGCATCGACCGACTGGAGTCGCTGGACTCAATCCGTCAACTTCCGGCGAAATATGCGCTGACATTGGACATGCGCGACATTGACATGATGGTGACGCTGTTCCCGGAGAATGTGCGTGTGGGGAAAGACGCTTCGGGTCGCAAGGCTTTGCGCGCCTACATGGACCGGACATTACGCTCGCCGTTTACTGGTACGTCCCATCATATTGGCGGGCATATAATTGAATTTGACGATCCCGATCATGCGCACGGGATTGTCTATTCGAAAAACGAACATGAAACACCTATTGAAGGCGGCGATGACGAATGGGTCATTATGCAAATGATGTATGTCGATAATTATGTACGTCAGGACGGCCGCTGGTATTTTGAACGCCGCTTGCCGCTCTACTGGTATGCAACGGATTTGAACAAACCGCCGGTGGGCGACAATAAAATGCGCTGGCCGAACAGCGAGGCAACGGAAGGCAATTTTCATAAACTCTTCCCCAGCTTTGCCGAATATTGGGAACGTGACGGTGACCATGATGGTCCAGTTCCCGAGCCCGCTCCACTCGAAGGTTTCCTTAATGCGATGCGGCGAGGGCAAGCGGCTCCGAAAGTCAAGGTCAGGGCGGACTAG
- a CDS encoding TonB-dependent receptor translates to MSLGQKSRFLAAITATSVLALSTPVFAQNSQAAEDRVTGNSIIVVTAQKKSQNLQDVPISITAFDAEALQAERLEGVADIGRLTPGLYVTPNPADPTGVRINIRGIGTFDPQVGQDSRIAVYVDGVYLGKSQGLAFDSPDLERVEILKGPQGTLYGRNSVAGAVNLISAVPEPGEWSGKLTAEYGRFNHKKFSGVVNAPIGENGAIRLSGMIKDQDGWVKNDGPGTDFGGSTSYGFRAAMGVDLTPTFNVVAAFDYNKVKTEPLFYQSIPGFANPGSLFAASVATAAGRQNRVTTSFTNEKGDLDNLGASITANWEVADDHNLKFIASYRETESSRFVDLIPTANPAIINGILNSDIIPNPPAPGGIPGVQSINNLIAGSALAFQLAGRPIRADFANPFVGPGSAKNGLFLSPPGGSPALSDHEQYSFELTYNGEVMDGALEYTLGAFYFGEKTGTPIGFPGNRNDANSYLFILAGLSPALGSPIITSALTAGGLAPTLNNPNVPQATKNFLIQTQLLPSVNTLTAIYGGARQSAANELRISTDAFALYGEATWHVSDRLRLTGGLRFSDESKDGFGQAVSPFFLDNVDLLGNVIQPNISTFHYNTINPSAIIEFDIHPDIMYYASFKQSFRSGGFNQGAVGLRLPQQTFGPDFNFGREKINAYEFGMKADIFDNRVRINAAGFYYDFKDQQTTVSLNPIVATSRAVVNANEKIWGAEVDILVSVTDELSLSGSYSYINGNAGDVVNPITGVAQVRTELQGTPKNSFRVGASYDGQISDKVGIFANISYSYKDDVLAIPENQLRLSNQNLVSGRIGIDHEMDNGNKFTFSVWGENIFDDKYQIDSLPFETFAFRTQVFGQPATYGVTAGIEF, encoded by the coding sequence ATGTCATTGGGCCAAAAATCACGATTCCTGGCAGCGATCACCGCAACTTCGGTGCTGGCATTATCGACGCCGGTATTTGCGCAGAATAGCCAGGCAGCAGAAGACAGGGTGACGGGAAACAGCATCATTGTTGTGACCGCGCAAAAGAAATCTCAAAATCTGCAAGACGTTCCGATTAGTATCACGGCTTTTGATGCCGAGGCATTGCAAGCCGAGCGACTCGAGGGTGTTGCAGATATCGGGCGATTGACCCCCGGCCTGTACGTAACACCCAACCCTGCCGATCCAACCGGTGTGCGTATCAACATTCGCGGGATAGGCACTTTTGATCCTCAAGTTGGTCAGGATAGTCGTATCGCTGTTTATGTCGACGGTGTGTATTTGGGTAAATCGCAGGGTCTGGCTTTTGATTCCCCTGATTTGGAACGCGTTGAAATTCTCAAGGGTCCGCAGGGCACCCTCTATGGTCGTAACTCGGTGGCCGGTGCCGTCAATCTGATTTCCGCAGTCCCCGAGCCTGGCGAATGGTCTGGCAAATTGACTGCAGAATATGGCCGTTTCAATCACAAAAAATTCTCCGGTGTTGTCAATGCGCCAATCGGTGAGAATGGGGCGATCAGGCTGTCAGGGATGATCAAGGATCAGGATGGCTGGGTTAAGAACGATGGTCCGGGCACCGATTTTGGTGGTAGCACGTCCTATGGTTTCCGCGCTGCAATGGGGGTCGATCTGACGCCAACATTTAATGTCGTTGCGGCGTTTGACTACAATAAAGTCAAAACCGAGCCGTTATTCTATCAATCAATTCCGGGATTTGCCAATCCGGGTTCCCTGTTTGCCGCGTCCGTTGCTACCGCAGCGGGCCGTCAGAACCGGGTGACGACTTCGTTCACCAATGAAAAGGGCGACCTCGATAATTTGGGCGCGTCGATTACGGCCAACTGGGAAGTAGCCGACGATCATAATTTGAAATTTATCGCTTCCTATCGCGAAACCGAAAGCAGCCGGTTTGTTGACCTGATACCGACAGCAAATCCCGCCATCATCAATGGCATATTGAACAGTGATATTATTCCCAATCCTCCGGCACCAGGAGGTATTCCCGGTGTCCAGTCGATCAATAATTTGATTGCAGGCTCCGCCTTGGCTTTCCAACTTGCTGGCAGGCCCATCCGCGCTGACTTTGCAAATCCGTTTGTAGGTCCGGGTTCCGCCAAAAATGGACTTTTTCTCTCGCCTCCCGGCGGTTCACCAGCGTTGTCCGATCATGAGCAATATAGCTTTGAACTAACCTATAACGGCGAAGTCATGGATGGCGCGCTGGAATATACTCTGGGTGCTTTTTACTTTGGCGAGAAAACCGGAACGCCAATTGGCTTCCCGGGCAATCGAAATGATGCCAATAGCTATTTGTTCATTCTGGCGGGCCTCAGCCCGGCGCTGGGCTCACCGATCATTACCTCTGCTCTGACTGCCGGAGGCCTCGCACCTACTCTGAATAATCCAAATGTTCCACAGGCGACAAAGAATTTTCTGATCCAGACACAACTGCTTCCTTCGGTAAACACGCTCACCGCAATTTACGGTGGCGCGCGGCAATCGGCGGCCAATGAACTGCGGATCAGCACGGACGCGTTTGCACTTTATGGCGAAGCAACCTGGCATGTAAGTGACCGGCTGCGGCTTACCGGCGGGCTGCGGTTCTCGGATGAAAGCAAGGATGGTTTCGGACAGGCGGTATCGCCATTTTTCCTCGACAACGTTGACCTGCTGGGCAATGTGATACAGCCTAATATCTCGACCTTTCATTATAATACGATCAACCCTTCGGCCATTATCGAATTCGATATTCATCCCGACATCATGTATTACGCCAGCTTCAAGCAATCTTTCCGTTCCGGTGGTTTCAACCAGGGCGCGGTTGGCCTGAGGTTGCCGCAACAGACCTTTGGGCCTGACTTCAATTTTGGCCGGGAAAAAATCAACGCCTATGAGTTCGGTATGAAAGCGGATATTTTTGACAATCGCGTCAGAATAAATGCCGCTGGCTTTTACTATGACTTTAAAGACCAGCAGACCACGGTTTCACTCAACCCCATCGTTGCAACATCGCGCGCCGTTGTAAATGCAAACGAAAAAATCTGGGGTGCGGAAGTAGATATTCTGGTTTCGGTGACGGATGAACTGTCGCTTTCGGGTTCCTATAGCTATATCAATGGCAACGCGGGCGATGTGGTCAATCCGATCACCGGCGTTGCGCAAGTGCGCACCGAACTTCAGGGAACCCCTAAAAACAGTTTCCGGGTCGGCGCCAGCTATGATGGGCAGATAAGCGACAAGGTCGGGATATTTGCCAATATCAGCTACAGTTACAAGGACGACGTTCTGGCCATTCCGGAGAACCAGCTGCGCCTGTCTAACCAGAATCTGGTCAGTGGCCGGATCGGTATCGATCATGAAATGGACAATGGTAACAAATTCACCTTTTCTGTGTGGGGCGAGAATATATTTGATGACAAATATCAGATTGATTCACTGCCGTTCGAAACCTTTGCGTTCCGGACGCAGGTGTTTGGACAGCCAGCCACATATGGCGTGACCGCCGGCATTGAGTTTTAA
- a CDS encoding NADH:flavin oxidoreductase, translated as MEEKLKSQAVSPFSETKIGPLTLRNRFVKAATNEGMAKGGIVTKGLARFHERIAEGGAAMSTVAYCATSPDGRTFVDQAVLDDASLKDFRSLTDAVHKHGAAASAQITHAGSFTFLDKDSLKTNKPLSSSGGFNKVGVMSGRYFKKKMNREELSAMAGEFVAAAIRAKEAGFDAVELHMGHGYLLSQFVSPIYNKRHDNYGGSIERRMNFPSEVLKKVLDAVGKDLAVVVKYSMTDGPKGNDISDGIAVAKRLEADGAHMAVLSNGLNVESITAMFGSPLPQASGGGNAIVKIGSWIQSLTEPKDVVFRESYLRELAQQVRANVDMPLAYLGGVQSLDGVQNAMADGFDTIALGRALVFDPNFVNDLQSGAITQSGCTACNRCVTMMYTPGGTSCIETPYKPDPKLNQVGAAS; from the coding sequence ATGGAGGAAAAATTGAAATCGCAAGCTGTATCTCCGTTTAGTGAGACAAAAATCGGCCCGCTGACGCTGCGCAACCGCTTTGTCAAAGCCGCCACCAATGAAGGCATGGCCAAGGGCGGGATTGTAACCAAGGGGCTGGCGCGGTTCCATGAGCGCATTGCCGAGGGCGGTGCGGCGATGTCCACGGTTGCCTATTGCGCGACCTCACCGGATGGGCGAACATTTGTTGATCAGGCCGTTTTGGACGATGCGTCACTCAAAGATTTTCGTTCGCTCACCGACGCTGTCCATAAACATGGCGCAGCGGCCAGCGCACAGATCACCCATGCGGGCAGCTTTACTTTTCTCGACAAGGACTCGCTGAAGACCAACAAACCGCTTTCATCGAGCGGTGGGTTCAACAAGGTAGGCGTGATGTCGGGGCGGTATTTCAAGAAGAAGATGAACCGTGAAGAGCTTAGTGCAATGGCGGGAGAGTTTGTTGCTGCAGCTATCCGCGCGAAGGAAGCCGGTTTTGATGCGGTCGAGCTGCATATGGGTCACGGTTATTTACTCAGCCAATTTGTTTCCCCAATCTATAACAAACGCCACGATAACTATGGTGGCTCCATAGAGAGGCGTATGAATTTTCCGTCCGAAGTGCTCAAAAAAGTGCTTGATGCGGTGGGCAAGGATCTCGCGGTGGTGGTCAAATATTCGATGACCGATGGTCCCAAGGGCAATGATATTTCGGATGGGATTGCGGTTGCAAAGCGGCTGGAGGCGGACGGTGCGCATATGGCGGTGCTTTCCAATGGCCTGAATGTGGAATCGATCACCGCGATGTTCGGCTCGCCCCTTCCGCAGGCCAGCGGCGGCGGCAATGCGATTGTCAAAATTGGCAGCTGGATTCAGTCGCTAACCGAACCCAAGGATGTTGTGTTTCGAGAGAGCTATTTGCGGGAATTGGCGCAGCAGGTTCGCGCTAATGTGGATATGCCGCTTGCATATCTCGGCGGTGTGCAGTCGCTCGATGGCGTCCAAAATGCCATGGCGGACGGTTTTGATACCATCGCGTTAGGCCGCGCGCTGGTGTTTGATCCCAATTTTGTTAATGATCTGCAATCGGGTGCAATCACACAATCGGGCTGTACGGCTTGTAACCGCTGCGTCACGATGATGTACACGCCGGGCGGGACAAGTTGTATTGAAACGCCTTATAAGCCCGATCCGAAACTGAACCAAGTGGGAGCTGCATCATGA